In Mixophyes fleayi isolate aMixFle1 chromosome 4, aMixFle1.hap1, whole genome shotgun sequence, the following proteins share a genomic window:
- the MBLAC1 gene encoding metallo-beta-lactamase domain-containing protein 1, with protein sequence MEETKYVTSPLSSHDFPGTPHSVHILLEGYSRDVGDDRFQSDGSVTLIRGPLTVLVDTAGPWSREFILHSLQSRGVSPDDVTNVICTHGHSDHVGNLNLFPKAEILVSHDLWRDGFYVSNNLSKGDPYLLPGGEGLKVVQTPGHTGSDITLIVPGTTLGTVAVAGDVFEREDDEDTWRELSENPEIQEKSRRTLLDLADVIVPGHGPPFRVIRTEQKPRCT encoded by the exons ATGGAGGAGACTAAG TATGTGACGTCCCCCCTCTCATCCCATGATTTTCCTGGCACTCCCCATTCTGTACATATACTTCTAGAGGGTTACAGCAGGGACGTGGGTGACGATCGTTTTCAGTCTGATGGCTCAGTCACCCTCATCCGTGGTCCCCTGACTGTCTTAGTGGACACGGCTGGCCCGTGGTCTCGTGAATTCATCCTTCATTCTCTGCAGAGCCGTGGTGTGTCTCCTGATGATGTGACAAATGTTATCTGCACCCATGGACACTCCGATCACGTGGGCAACCTGAACCTTTTCCCCAAAGCTGAGATTCTGGTGTCGCATGATCTCTGGCGGGACGGCTTCTACGTCTCTAACAACTTAAGTAAAGGAGACCCTTACTTGTTACCCGGAGGAGAAGGGTTGAAAGTGGTGCAGACACCAGGCCACACAGGCAGCGATATAACCCTCATTGTTCCGGGCACCACGCTTGGCACGGTGGCAGTAGCCGGGGACGTTTTTGAAAGAGAAGATGACGAGGACACTTGGAGAGAACTGAGTGAGAATCCAGAAATACAAGAGAAGAGTCGAAGGACTCTACTGGATTTGGCCGATGTCATTGTGCCAGGTCACGGACCACCATTCAGGGTCATCCGGACTGAACAAAAACCTAGGTGTACATGA